A window from Tindallia magadiensis encodes these proteins:
- a CDS encoding amidohydrolase, giving the protein MDLNGLKAKVIKAIDDHREEIINAGKKVYETPEFGYKEFKSTETTAAFLESLNLDVERNIAVTGCKATIKGGKSGPTVAILGELDAISCANHEDAVETGAVHACGHHIQIAGMLGAVLGLVKSGVSSELAGTISVMATPAEEFVELEYRNQLREEGKLTYFGGKQELVKKGYFDDVDIAMMFHALDMKDKDVLVGPVSNGFIGKKVQFIGEESHAGSAPEEGINALNAAMLGINNIHAQRETFKDLDRVRVHPIITKGGDIVNSVPADVQMESYVRARTIAGMLDANTKVDRALKAGAMAVGAKVEITSIPGYLPILKHESLDEILRENLFSLGIKETNIIEGGDFTGSFDFGDISHLMPSIHPMFGGVEGSLHTREFKTTDEEVAYILPAKAMALTIIDLLYDNASNAKEILDNFEPVMTKKEYLSFMESVDKVEKFEG; this is encoded by the coding sequence ATGGATCTTAATGGATTAAAAGCCAAAGTGATTAAAGCAATTGATGATCATAGAGAAGAAATCATAAACGCCGGAAAGAAAGTTTATGAAACTCCAGAGTTTGGATATAAGGAGTTTAAGTCAACAGAAACCACCGCCGCCTTTTTAGAAAGCTTGAATTTAGATGTAGAGAGGAATATTGCCGTTACGGGATGTAAAGCTACCATTAAAGGTGGAAAATCAGGTCCGACAGTAGCGATTTTAGGAGAATTAGATGCTATCTCCTGTGCCAATCATGAAGATGCCGTTGAAACTGGTGCCGTGCATGCTTGTGGGCATCATATACAAATCGCAGGAATGCTGGGAGCTGTTTTAGGTTTAGTAAAAAGCGGCGTATCCTCGGAGCTGGCAGGAACTATTTCTGTAATGGCTACACCGGCCGAGGAATTCGTAGAGTTGGAATATAGAAATCAACTGAGAGAAGAAGGCAAACTTACCTACTTTGGCGGGAAACAAGAGCTTGTTAAAAAGGGATATTTTGACGATGTGGATATAGCGATGATGTTTCATGCCTTAGATATGAAGGATAAAGACGTATTAGTAGGTCCTGTAAGTAACGGTTTTATTGGCAAAAAGGTGCAATTTATTGGAGAAGAATCTCATGCTGGATCTGCTCCGGAAGAGGGAATTAACGCATTAAATGCGGCTATGTTAGGGATCAATAATATTCACGCTCAAAGAGAAACCTTTAAGGATTTAGATAGAGTAAGGGTACATCCTATTATTACTAAGGGTGGAGATATAGTGAACTCTGTTCCAGCAGACGTGCAAATGGAGTCGTATGTGCGAGCAAGAACAATAGCTGGAATGCTAGATGCGAATACTAAAGTAGACAGAGCTTTAAAAGCAGGAGCCATGGCTGTTGGGGCAAAGGTAGAGATCACTAGCATTCCGGGATATCTTCCTATATTGAAGCATGAAAGCTTAGATGAAATCCTTAGAGAAAATTTATTTTCCTTAGGAATAAAAGAAACAAATATTATTGAAGGGGGAGATTTTACGGGTTCCTTCGATTTTGGGGATATCTCCCATTTAATGCCAAGCATTCATCCAATGTTTGGTGGAGTAGAAGGCAGCCTTCATACACGGGAATTTAAGACTACTGATGAAGAAGTAGCTTATATACTGCCGGCTAAGGCGATGGCCTTGACCATAATCGATTTACTGTACGATAATGCCTCTAATGCAAAAGAGATACTAGACAATTTCGAACCTGTAATGACAAAAAAAGAATATTTAAGCTTTATGGAAAGCGTAGATAAAGTAGAAAAGTTTGAAGGATAA
- a CDS encoding DUF3100 domain-containing protein, giving the protein MKEKINSNYGKLFFVVALIVMMTEMIGTLHVKIGVVQIAFFPMLYAVVIGLLITPDLIGKKVKALKTAIGDKEVTIAGEIVGISLILLGIRYGTLAGPNIDQIISAGWAFAAQELGHIVAPILVLPIAVFLGMNREAIGAATSISREPSLGVILEKYGTGSLEGSGVLGTYLIGTVLGTIFFGILGSVAVYSGIHPYALGMAAGVGSGSMTTAAASSLAMAVPEMADTILAYGATSNMLSGITGVNFLIFVTLPFSNWYYKKLIALRDRNYSKGV; this is encoded by the coding sequence ATGAAAGAAAAAATAAATAGTAATTATGGTAAGTTGTTTTTCGTGGTAGCACTTATTGTTATGATGACGGAAATGATTGGCACTCTTCACGTAAAGATAGGGGTGGTGCAAATAGCTTTTTTTCCTATGTTATATGCGGTCGTCATTGGATTACTCATCACTCCTGATTTAATAGGAAAGAAAGTAAAAGCATTGAAGACGGCTATTGGAGACAAAGAAGTAACGATTGCTGGAGAAATAGTAGGAATATCACTGATTCTTCTAGGCATTCGATACGGAACCTTAGCAGGACCCAATATAGATCAAATCATCAGTGCTGGATGGGCCTTTGCGGCTCAGGAATTAGGACATATCGTCGCACCAATACTTGTGCTGCCAATCGCTGTTTTTCTGGGAATGAATAGGGAAGCCATAGGAGCTGCAACCAGTATCAGCAGGGAGCCTTCTCTAGGCGTTATATTAGAAAAATATGGTACTGGCTCCTTGGAAGGAAGTGGCGTTTTAGGCACATATTTAATAGGAACCGTGTTAGGAACCATATTCTTCGGAATATTAGGATCCGTGGCTGTGTATAGTGGTATACATCCTTATGCGTTGGGAATGGCCGCTGGAGTTGGCAGTGGAAGCATGACGACGGCAGCCGCTTCTTCTTTGGCAATGGCTGTTCCGGAAATGGCAGATACCATTTTAGCGTATGGTGCTACCAGTAATATGCTGTCAGGAATCACCGGAGTGAATTTTTTAATCTTTGTAACATTGCCTTTTTCAAATTGGTACTATAAAAAACTCATTGCCCTTCGGGACAGAAATTATAGCAAAGGAGTGTAA
- a CDS encoding MerR family transcriptional regulator, translating to MSTYIKIGDMAQLNGISIQTLRYYEMKGLLEPAFKDPLTGYRYYHIEQSVRLDHIQFLKTLQYTLTEIHTLLQLDCYATFEDSILQKEEELKLESKAIEHRLNLINHLKQANHVYQASKERHGIEIVNFPQRYCYTFNVQQNIYQMEIESYEYHLRLFKKHLQEERYPFLFSCIGSILNKENFVNGIFYSDLMFIIIPERLKTMSNYSLPAGNYAVTYCDAFDKELCTLKTFREKIATLGYQISGDYICEVIYEWSPLADQKRNMFIRLQLPISETG from the coding sequence ATGTCTACTTATATAAAAATTGGTGACATGGCTCAACTAAACGGTATCTCCATTCAGACTTTAAGGTATTATGAAATGAAAGGATTATTAGAGCCTGCATTCAAAGATCCACTAACAGGATACCGTTATTATCATATCGAACAGTCCGTTCGCTTAGATCATATTCAGTTCTTAAAAACCTTGCAATACACGCTTACTGAAATTCATACACTGTTGCAATTAGATTGTTATGCAACTTTTGAAGATTCCATCCTTCAGAAGGAAGAAGAACTAAAACTTGAATCCAAAGCGATCGAACACCGTTTGAACCTAATTAATCATTTAAAACAAGCCAACCACGTATATCAAGCTTCCAAAGAGAGACACGGTATTGAAATCGTTAACTTCCCTCAACGTTATTGCTACACCTTCAACGTACAGCAAAATATTTACCAGATGGAAATCGAGTCCTATGAATACCATTTGCGTCTATTTAAAAAACATTTGCAGGAAGAACGCTACCCTTTTTTGTTTAGTTGCATTGGTTCTATATTAAATAAAGAGAACTTTGTTAACGGTATCTTTTATTCAGACCTCATGTTTATCATCATTCCCGAAAGACTAAAGACAATGAGCAATTACAGCTTACCTGCCGGAAATTATGCAGTTACCTATTGTGACGCTTTTGATAAAGAGCTGTGTACATTAAAAACCTTCCGAGAAAAAATAGCAACTCTTGGTTACCAGATTTCTGGTGACTATATTTGTGAGGTAATCTACGAATGGTCCCCATTGGCGGATCAAAAAAGAAATATGTTTATCCGGCTTCAACTGCCTATTTCCGAAACCGGTTAG